In Papaver somniferum cultivar HN1 chromosome 1, ASM357369v1, whole genome shotgun sequence, a genomic segment contains:
- the LOC113335408 gene encoding patatin-like protein 3 — protein sequence MGYGAWITPVLEVYSEASTDMVDIETAIHFRAVQSQENYLRIQARSFIEDVAPPMDVATKQSMKELECVGNLLIHEDVSRVNIDTGVYERVEGGGTNKQALERFAKLLVNERKTRKRDACTAREQNLECATKLLLDKPDVRQGKVVNRKFTQTSVQ from the exons ATGGGGTATGGTGCATGGATAACTCCAGTCTTGGAAGTGTACTCTGAAGCCAGTACGGATATGGTCGACATTGAAACTGCCATTCACTTCCGGGCAGTCCAAAGCCAGGAGAATTATCTCCGCATTCAG GCGCGTAGTTTTATTGAAGATGTAGCTCCTCCGATGGACGTTGCAACGAAACAGAGTATGAAAGAACTAGAATGTGTAGGGAACCTACTCATACATGAGGATGTTTCAAGAGTGAATATTGATACTGGAGTATATGAGAGAGTGGAAGGAGGAGGCACAAACAAACAAGCCCTAGAACGCTTCGCAAAGCTTCTAGTAAATGAACGCAAAACACGAAAGCGGGATGCATGCACGGCAAGAGAACAAAACCTTGAATGCGCCACAAAGCTTCTCTTGGATAAACCCGATGTAAGGCAAGGAAAAGTCGTCAATAGAAAGTTCACGCAGACGAGCGTGCAATGA